A window from Schistosoma haematobium chromosome 1, whole genome shotgun sequence encodes these proteins:
- a CDS encoding hypothetical protein (EggNog:ENOG410VBU7~COG:S) yields MNPLMNAGLLTGFNMPNPAATLSPGMNGILQTPTNHISSVATDPTSDNRLQAQLPLNPLANLNYLLNYSNAIANPSSGAAAAAAAAAAAAALAATTNTNQPNISPAALALLMSTYGQGTSGLNTVLPGNNSFVGMSPVTHQSLNAPSLPATSLLNLNSTTSNTTGLNVLTASQSVSPFCRTFTPEVSPNELNAYSAAMAYQRLLNMASNYQTIPSSLFTPVNSTNSLSSALLNNQFALSSNQAMNYNNNNSGSNNNNSHTSNNNISVSADQSNSMPLIFPPTSRNLVAFTSDINGASYDYGNPQELTANIHASLTTGQHSTTNATPPPLREGLECVNASVNF; encoded by the coding sequence ATGAATCCTTTAATGAATGCAGGTCTATTGACAGGTTTTAATATGCCAAATCCTGCTGCTACATTATCACCTGGTATGAATGGTATACTACAAACGCCAACTAATCATATATCATCTGTAGCTACTGATCCAACATCTGATAATCGATTACAAGCTCAGCTCCCATTGAATCCACTAGctaatttgaattatttacttaattattcAAATGCAATTGCAAATCCTTCATCTGGTGCTGCAGCTGCCGCCGCCGCTGCTGCTGCAGCAGCAGCTCTTGCAGCTACAACGAATACAAATCAGCCAAATATTTCACCAGCTGCATTAGCACTTTTAATGTCCACCTACGGACAAGGTACAAGTGGGTTGAATACTGTATTACCgggaaataattcatttgttggAATGTCACCTGTCACACATCAATCGTTGAATGCACCCAGTCTACCAGCAACAAGCTTATTAAATTTGAACTCTACTACATCAAATACAACTGGTTTAAATGTATTGACAGCTAGTCAGTCTGTGTCACCATTCTGTAGAACATTCACTCCAGAAGTTTCACCGAATGAATTGAATGCATATTCTGCTGCTATGGCTTATCAGCGACTGCTTAATATGGCATCAAATTATCAAACTATTCCATCATCTTTATTTACACCTGTTAATTCGACTAACTCATTGTCAAGCGCCTTGCTTAATAATCAATTTGCTTTAAGTTCAAATCAGGCTatgaattacaataataacaacagcggtagtaataataataatagccaCACATCTAATAACAATATCAGTGTGTCAGCAGATCAATCCAACTCAATGCCTTTGATATTTCCGCCCACATCACGTAATTTAGTTGCATTCACATCGGACATAAATGGTGCATCATATGATTACGGTAATCCACAAGAGTTAACTGCCAATATTCACGCTAGTCTGACAACAGGtcaacattcaacaacaaatgCTACACCTCCACCACTTCGTGAAGGTTTAGAATGTGTCAATGCATCTGTGAATTTTTGA
- the STT3A_1 gene encoding Dolichyl-diphosphooligosaccharide--protein glycosyltransferase subunit stt3a (EggNog:ENOG410UT84~COG:O~CAZy:GT66): MDVAKLLHLNNEKQAILLQLSVVCVAAILAFAVRLYSVIRFESVIHEFDPYFNYRTTRFMTENGFYQFHNWFDDMAWYPLGRIIGGTIYPGLMMTSSFIYSLLHAINVTMDIRNICVFLAPLFSSFTTLATFLLTSEIQDTSSGLIAAALVAIVPGYISRSVAGSYDNEGIAIFCMIFTFYLWIKAVKTGYLFWACACSLAYFYMVSSWGGYVFLINIIPIHVLMLMLTGRFSSRVYSAYSTVYVLGTILSMQISFVGFAPIISSEHIGALGVFGLCQLFSFYTYLRGALSSEQLSIVLRVFGLSLFGISLIGGSVLSATGKISPWTGRFYSLLDPTYAKNHIPIIASVAEHQPTAWSCYYFDLHFLTVMFPVGLYYCFRKLTDASIFAIIYGVTSVYFSGVMVRLILVLAPIMCILGAIGVSGILKSFSVNLNVPDSQSTKTPSKLTAANGYPSIPNSNKLYKNTVQDSTYPFKNTVASFMVLLILFLLILFTRHCIWVISSSYSHPSIVLETVDGFGNRHILDDYREAYYWLRENTKADAKVMSWWDYGYQITAIANRTVLVDNNTWNNTHIGRVGQAMASSEEEAYEIMKELDVDYVLVIFGGVLGYSSDDINKFIWMVRIAGSTEKGRHVHENDYYSPQGEMRVDDRASPTMQNCLLYKLSYYRFWEMKTDKTKPPGFDRVRGQVIGHRNYELHGLEEAFTSSSWLVRIFRVKSYANRGVN; this comes from the exons ATGGATGTGGCTAAGCTTTTACACTTAAACAATGAGAAACAGGCTATCCTTTTGCAACTGTCTGTGGTGTGTGTCGCTGCTATTTTAG CTTTTGCTGTTAGATTGTACTCTGTTATTCGTTTCGAATCTGTTATTCATGAATTTGATCCTTATTTTAATTATCGAACTACACGTTTTATGACTGAGAATGGATTTTACCAATTTCATAATTGGTTCGATGATATGGCATGGTATCCACTTGGAAGGATTATTGGAGGTACAATTTATCCTG GTCTTATGATGACATCGTCTTTTATATACTCACTACTTCATGCTATAAATGTTACCATGGATATACGAAACATATGTGTATTTTTGGCACCTTTGTTTTCAAG TTTTACAACTTTAGCAACCTTTTTACTGACAAGTGAGATTCAGGACACTAGTTCTGGCCTAATAGCTGCTGCTTTGGTTGCAATTGTACCTGGTTACATTAGCCGATCAGTTGCAGGTTCTTATGATAACGAAGGAATCGCCATATTCTGCATGATATTTACGTTCTATTTGTGGATTAAAGCTGTTAAAACCGGTTACTTGTTCTGGGCTTGCGCTTGCAGCTTAGCGTACTTTTACATG GTTTCTTCCTGGGGTGGTTACgtatttttaataaacatcATACCTATTCATGTATTAATGCTCATGCTTACTGGGAGATTTTCAAGTCGTGTTTACTCTGCCTACTCTACT GTCTACGTTCTAGGCACTATACTGTCAATGCAGATTAGTTTTGTTGGCTTCGCTCCTATAATATCCAGTGAACATATAGGA GCTCTCGGGGTGTTTGGATTATGTCAACTTTTCTCCTTTTATACGTACCTTCGTGGGGCTTTATCTTCTGAACAACTGTCAATAGTTTTGCGTGTTTTTGGTTTATCATTGTTTGGTATATCGTTGATTGGTGGTTCTGTGTTGTCTGCTACAG GAAAAATATCACCTTGGACTGGACGATTCTATTCTCTGTTGGACCCAACTTATGCCAAGAATCATATCCCAATCATTGCTTCTGTAGCTGAGCATCAGCCGACCGCTTGGAGTTGTTATTATTTCGATCTTCATTTCTTAACGGTAATGTTTCCTG TGGGTTTATACTATTGCTTCCGGAAATTGACAGATGCTAGTATCTTTGCAATAATATATGGCGTTACAAGCGTTTACTTTTCG GGTGTTATGGTTCGGCTTATCTTAGTATTAGCACCAATAATGTGTATTTTGGGTGCAATTGGAGTTTCTGGAATTTTGAAATCATTTTCAGTTAATCTTAATGTACCAGATAGTCAAAGTACGAAAACACCAAGTAAACTTACCGCAGCTAATGGATATCCATCTATTCCAAATAGTAATAAACTTTATAAAAATACAGTCCAAGACTCTACTTATCCGTTCAAAAATACA GTAGCTTCATTTATGGTTCTGCTTATATTATTTCTGTTAATACTATTCACTAGGCATTGTATATGGGTTATATCGTCGTCATATTCTCATCCATCGATTGTGTTAGAAACTGTAGATGGTTTTGGTAATCGTCATATATTAGATGATTATAGAGAAGCATATTATTGGCTTAGAGAGAATACAAAGGCT GATGCTAAAGTTATGTCTTGGTGGGATTATGGCTATCAGATTACTGCTATAGCTAATCGAACTGTGCTTGTGGACAATAATACATGGAATAATACTCATATTGGTCGTGTAGGTCAAGCTATGGCATCATCTGAAGAGGAAGCTTATGAAATTATGAAAGAATTAGATGTTGACTATGTACTGGTTATTTTCGGTGGTGTACTGGGGTACAGTTCTGATG ATATCAATAAATTTATCTGGATGGTACGTATAGCTGGTAGTACAGAAAAAGGTCGTCATGTACATGAGAATGATTACTATTCACCGCAAGGTGAAATGCGTGTAGATGATAGAGCTAGTCCTACCATGCAGAACTGTTTACTGTACAAACTTAGTTATTATCGATTCTGGGAAATGAAAActgataaaa ctAAGCCACCTGGATTTGATCGTGTACGTGGTCAAGTAATTGGGCATCGAAATTATGAACTACATGGTTTAGAGGAAGCATTTACTTCTTCCAGTTGGCTTGTACGAATATTCCGGGTAAAATCATATGCAAATCGAGGAGTTAACtaa
- the STT3A_1 gene encoding Dolichyl-diphosphooligosaccharide--protein glycosyltransferase subunit stt3a, variant 3 (EggNog:ENOG410V84Z~COG:O): protein MFPVGLYYCFRKLTDASIFAIIYGVTSVYFSGVMVRLILVLAPIMCILGAIGVSGILKSFSVNLNVPDSQSTKTPSKLTAANGYPSIPNSNKLYKNTVQDSTYPFKNTVASFMVLLILFLLILFTRHCIWVISSSYSHPSIVLETVDGFGNRHILDDYREAYYWLRENTKADAKVMSWWDYGYQITAIANRTVLVDNNTWNNTHIGRVGQAMASSEEEAYEIMKELDVDYVLVIFGGVLGYSSDDINKFIWMVRIAGSTEKGRHVHENDYYSPQGEMRVDDRASPTMQNCLLYKLSYYRFWEMKTDKTKPPGFDRVRGQVIGHRNYELHGLEEAFTSSSWLVRIFRVKSYANRGVN from the exons ATGTTTCCTG TGGGTTTATACTATTGCTTCCGGAAATTGACAGATGCTAGTATCTTTGCAATAATATATGGCGTTACAAGCGTTTACTTTTCG GGTGTTATGGTTCGGCTTATCTTAGTATTAGCACCAATAATGTGTATTTTGGGTGCAATTGGAGTTTCTGGAATTTTGAAATCATTTTCAGTTAATCTTAATGTACCAGATAGTCAAAGTACGAAAACACCAAGTAAACTTACCGCAGCTAATGGATATCCATCTATTCCAAATAGTAATAAACTTTATAAAAATACAGTCCAAGACTCTACTTATCCGTTCAAAAATACA GTAGCTTCATTTATGGTTCTGCTTATATTATTTCTGTTAATACTATTCACTAGGCATTGTATATGGGTTATATCGTCGTCATATTCTCATCCATCGATTGTGTTAGAAACTGTAGATGGTTTTGGTAATCGTCATATATTAGATGATTATAGAGAAGCATATTATTGGCTTAGAGAGAATACAAAGGCT GATGCTAAAGTTATGTCTTGGTGGGATTATGGCTATCAGATTACTGCTATAGCTAATCGAACTGTGCTTGTGGACAATAATACATGGAATAATACTCATATTGGTCGTGTAGGTCAAGCTATGGCATCATCTGAAGAGGAAGCTTATGAAATTATGAAAGAATTAGATGTTGACTATGTACTGGTTATTTTCGGTGGTGTACTGGGGTACAGTTCTGATG ATATCAATAAATTTATCTGGATGGTACGTATAGCTGGTAGTACAGAAAAAGGTCGTCATGTACATGAGAATGATTACTATTCACCGCAAGGTGAAATGCGTGTAGATGATAGAGCTAGTCCTACCATGCAGAACTGTTTACTGTACAAACTTAGTTATTATCGATTCTGGGAAATGAAAActgataaaa ctAAGCCACCTGGATTTGATCGTGTACGTGGTCAAGTAATTGGGCATCGAAATTATGAACTACATGGTTTAGAGGAAGCATTTACTTCTTCCAGTTGGCTTGTACGAATATTCCGGGTAAAATCATATGCAAATCGAGGAGTTAACtaa
- the STT3A_1 gene encoding Dolichyl-diphosphooligosaccharide--protein glycosyltransferase subunit stt3a, variant 2 (EggNog:ENOG410V84Z~COG:O), protein MVRLILVLAPIMCILGAIGVSGILKSFSVNLNVPDSQSTKTPSKLTAANGYPSIPNSNKLYKNTVQDSTYPFKNTVASFMVLLILFLLILFTRHCIWVISSSYSHPSIVLETVDGFGNRHILDDYREAYYWLRENTKADAKVMSWWDYGYQITAIANRTVLVDNNTWNNTHIGRVGQAMASSEEEAYEIMKELDVDYVLVIFGGVLGYSSDDINKFIWMVRIAGSTEKGRHVHENDYYSPQGEMRVDDRASPTMQNCLLYKLSYYRFWEMKTDKTKPPGFDRVRGQVIGHRNYELHGLEEAFTSSSWLVRIFRVKSYANRGVN, encoded by the exons ATGGTTCGGCTTATCTTAGTATTAGCACCAATAATGTGTATTTTGGGTGCAATTGGAGTTTCTGGAATTTTGAAATCATTTTCAGTTAATCTTAATGTACCAGATAGTCAAAGTACGAAAACACCAAGTAAACTTACCGCAGCTAATGGATATCCATCTATTCCAAATAGTAATAAACTTTATAAAAATACAGTCCAAGACTCTACTTATCCGTTCAAAAATACA GTAGCTTCATTTATGGTTCTGCTTATATTATTTCTGTTAATACTATTCACTAGGCATTGTATATGGGTTATATCGTCGTCATATTCTCATCCATCGATTGTGTTAGAAACTGTAGATGGTTTTGGTAATCGTCATATATTAGATGATTATAGAGAAGCATATTATTGGCTTAGAGAGAATACAAAGGCT GATGCTAAAGTTATGTCTTGGTGGGATTATGGCTATCAGATTACTGCTATAGCTAATCGAACTGTGCTTGTGGACAATAATACATGGAATAATACTCATATTGGTCGTGTAGGTCAAGCTATGGCATCATCTGAAGAGGAAGCTTATGAAATTATGAAAGAATTAGATGTTGACTATGTACTGGTTATTTTCGGTGGTGTACTGGGGTACAGTTCTGATG ATATCAATAAATTTATCTGGATGGTACGTATAGCTGGTAGTACAGAAAAAGGTCGTCATGTACATGAGAATGATTACTATTCACCGCAAGGTGAAATGCGTGTAGATGATAGAGCTAGTCCTACCATGCAGAACTGTTTACTGTACAAACTTAGTTATTATCGATTCTGGGAAATGAAAActgataaaa ctAAGCCACCTGGATTTGATCGTGTACGTGGTCAAGTAATTGGGCATCGAAATTATGAACTACATGGTTTAGAGGAAGCATTTACTTCTTCCAGTTGGCTTGTACGAATATTCCGGGTAAAATCATATGCAAATCGAGGAGTTAACtaa
- the STT3A_1 gene encoding Dolichyl-diphosphooligosaccharide--protein glycosyltransferase subunit stt3a, variant 4 (EggNog:ENOG410V84Z~COG:O~CAZy:GT66), giving the protein MIFTFYLWIKAVKTGYLFWACACSLAYFYMVSSWGGYVFLINIIPIHVLMLMLTGRFSSRVYSAYSTVYVLGTILSMQISFVGFAPIISSEHIGALGVFGLCQLFSFYTYLRGALSSEQLSIVLRVFGLSLFGISLIGGSVLSATGKISPWTGRFYSLLDPTYAKNHIPIIASVAEHQPTAWSCYYFDLHFLTVMFPVGLYYCFRKLTDASIFAIIYGVTSVYFSGVMVRLILVLAPIMCILGAIGVSGILKSFSVNLNVPDSQSTKTPSKLTAANGYPSIPNSNKLYKNTVQDSTYPFKNTVASFMVLLILFLLILFTRHCIWVISSSYSHPSIVLETVDGFGNRHILDDYREAYYWLRENTKADAKVMSWWDYGYQITAIANRTVLVDNNTWNNTHIGRVGQAMASSEEEAYEIMKELDVDYVLVIFGGVLGYSSDDINKFIWMVRIAGSTEKGRHVHENDYYSPQGEMRVDDRASPTMQNCLLYKLSYYRFWEMKTDKTKPPGFDRVRGQVIGHRNYELHGLEEAFTSSSWLVRIFRVKSYANRGVN; this is encoded by the exons ATGATATTTACGTTCTATTTGTGGATTAAAGCTGTTAAAACCGGTTACTTGTTCTGGGCTTGCGCTTGCAGCTTAGCGTACTTTTACATG GTTTCTTCCTGGGGTGGTTACgtatttttaataaacatcATACCTATTCATGTATTAATGCTCATGCTTACTGGGAGATTTTCAAGTCGTGTTTACTCTGCCTACTCTACT GTCTACGTTCTAGGCACTATACTGTCAATGCAGATTAGTTTTGTTGGCTTCGCTCCTATAATATCCAGTGAACATATAGGA GCTCTCGGGGTGTTTGGATTATGTCAACTTTTCTCCTTTTATACGTACCTTCGTGGGGCTTTATCTTCTGAACAACTGTCAATAGTTTTGCGTGTTTTTGGTTTATCATTGTTTGGTATATCGTTGATTGGTGGTTCTGTGTTGTCTGCTACAG GAAAAATATCACCTTGGACTGGACGATTCTATTCTCTGTTGGACCCAACTTATGCCAAGAATCATATCCCAATCATTGCTTCTGTAGCTGAGCATCAGCCGACCGCTTGGAGTTGTTATTATTTCGATCTTCATTTCTTAACGGTAATGTTTCCTG TGGGTTTATACTATTGCTTCCGGAAATTGACAGATGCTAGTATCTTTGCAATAATATATGGCGTTACAAGCGTTTACTTTTCG GGTGTTATGGTTCGGCTTATCTTAGTATTAGCACCAATAATGTGTATTTTGGGTGCAATTGGAGTTTCTGGAATTTTGAAATCATTTTCAGTTAATCTTAATGTACCAGATAGTCAAAGTACGAAAACACCAAGTAAACTTACCGCAGCTAATGGATATCCATCTATTCCAAATAGTAATAAACTTTATAAAAATACAGTCCAAGACTCTACTTATCCGTTCAAAAATACA GTAGCTTCATTTATGGTTCTGCTTATATTATTTCTGTTAATACTATTCACTAGGCATTGTATATGGGTTATATCGTCGTCATATTCTCATCCATCGATTGTGTTAGAAACTGTAGATGGTTTTGGTAATCGTCATATATTAGATGATTATAGAGAAGCATATTATTGGCTTAGAGAGAATACAAAGGCT GATGCTAAAGTTATGTCTTGGTGGGATTATGGCTATCAGATTACTGCTATAGCTAATCGAACTGTGCTTGTGGACAATAATACATGGAATAATACTCATATTGGTCGTGTAGGTCAAGCTATGGCATCATCTGAAGAGGAAGCTTATGAAATTATGAAAGAATTAGATGTTGACTATGTACTGGTTATTTTCGGTGGTGTACTGGGGTACAGTTCTGATG ATATCAATAAATTTATCTGGATGGTACGTATAGCTGGTAGTACAGAAAAAGGTCGTCATGTACATGAGAATGATTACTATTCACCGCAAGGTGAAATGCGTGTAGATGATAGAGCTAGTCCTACCATGCAGAACTGTTTACTGTACAAACTTAGTTATTATCGATTCTGGGAAATGAAAActgataaaa ctAAGCCACCTGGATTTGATCGTGTACGTGGTCAAGTAATTGGGCATCGAAATTATGAACTACATGGTTTAGAGGAAGCATTTACTTCTTCCAGTTGGCTTGTACGAATATTCCGGGTAAAATCATATGCAAATCGAGGAGTTAACtaa